One part of the Phragmites australis chromosome 3, lpPhrAust1.1, whole genome shotgun sequence genome encodes these proteins:
- the LOC133911813 gene encoding sulfate transporter 1.2-like, which yields MPRVMSDEGEGLDADIASRTSSHRRMDSAQHGYKVGFPPKKNLLAELSDAVKETFFANDPLRQYKDQPRSKKVWLGLQEVFPVLDWGRHYTLGKFKGDLISGLTIASLCIPQDIGYSKLANLPPQVGLYSSFVPPLIYAAMGSSRDIAIGPVAVVSLLLGTLLQNEIDPNKHPLEYSRLAFTATFFAGVTQAALGFFRLGFIIEFLSHAAIIGFMAGAAITIALQQLKGFLGIANFTNKTDIVSVMKSVWGNVYHGWNWQTILIGASFLTFLLVAKHIGKKNKKLFWVSAMAPLISVIISTFFVYITRADKHGVAIVKDIKKGINPSSASLIYFSGPYLMTGFKIGVVAGMVGLTEAIAIGRTFAALKDYQIDGNKEMVALGTMNIVGSMTSCYVATGSFSRSAVNYMAGCKTTVSNVVMAIVVLLTLELITPLFKYTPNAILSSIIISAVIGLVDYESASLIWKVDKLDFLACLGAFFGVIFASVEYGLLIAVTISLAKILLQVTRPRTALLGNLPRTTIYRNVEQYPDATKVPGVLIVRVDSAIYFTNSNYIKERILRWVRDEEEQQQDKNLPKNEFLIVELSPVIDIDTSGIHALEELLRALEKRKIQLVLANPGPAVIQKLRSAKFTDLIGEDKIFLTVADAVKKFAPKAVDNV from the exons ATGCCGCGAGTCATGTCTGATGAGGGCGAAGGCCTTGATGCCGACATCGCCAGCCGGACGTCTTCGCACCGCCGCATGGACAGCGCTCAGCACGGCTACAAGGTCGGCTTCCCGCCGAAGAAGAACCTCCTTGCCGAGTTATCTGACGCCGTCAAGGAGACTTTCTTCGCCAATGACCCGTTGCGGCAGTACAAGGACCAGCCGAGATCCAAGAAGGTCTGGCTCGGCCTGCAGGAGGTTTTCCCGGTGCTCGACTGGGGCAGGCACTACACCCTCGGCAAGTTCAAGGGCGACCTCATCAGCGGCCTCACCATTGCCAGCCTCTGCATACCCCAG GACATCGGCTATTCGAAGCTTGCTAACCTGCCACCACAGGTCGGGCTAT ACAGTAGCTTCGTGCCGCCTCTGATATACGCAGCGATGGGCAGCTCCAGGGATATAGCTATCGGTCCAGTGGCCGTGGTGTCACTGTTGCTCGGTACTCTCCTCCAGAATGAGATTGATCCGAACAAGCACCCACTGGAGTACAGCCGCCTGGCGTTCACCGCGACATTCTTCGCAGGAGTCACTCAGGCGGCGCTCGGATTCTTCAG GCTAGGGTTTATCATAGAGTTCTTGTCTCATGCTGCCATCATTGGATTCATGGCCGGTGCTGCCATCACCATTGCTCTTCAGCAGCTGAAAGGATTCCTTGGAATCGCGAATTTCACCAATAAAACTGATATTGTATCGGTCATGAAATCAGTCTGGGGAAATGTTTACCACGGG TGGAACTGGCAGACAATATTGATCGGAGCGTCCTTCCTGACATTCCTTCTGGTTGCCAAGCACATT gggaagaagaataaaaagCTCTTTTGGGTCTCCGCAATGGCACCGCTCATTTCGGTGATCATATCCACCTTTTTTGTGTACATCACTCGTGCAGATAAGCATGGTGTCGCAATT GTCAAGGACATAAAGAAAGGCATCAACCCATCCTCAGCTAGCCTCATATACTTCAGTGGCCCGTACTTGATGACAGGATTCAAAATTGGGGTAGTAGCTGGTATGGTGGGCCTAACG GAAGCAATTGCAATTGGAAGAACATTTGCTGCACTCAAGGACTACCAGATAGATGGCAACAAGGAAATGGTGGCTTTGGGGACAATGAACATTGTCGGTTCAATGACTTCTTGCTACGTAGCCACAG GTTCTTTCTCGCGGTCAGCAGTTAATTACATGGCTGGCTGCAAAACAACAGTATCCAATGTTGTAATGGCAATTGTTGTACTGCTTACACTGGAGTTGATCACCCCATTGTTCAAGTACACTCCCAATGCCATCCTTTCCTCTATCATCATTTCGGCGGTGATTGGCCTAGTTGACTATGAGTCAGCCAGCCTTATCTGGAAAGTTGATAAGTTGGACTTTCTAGCATGTTTGGGAGCATTCTTCGGAGTCATATTTGCGTCAGTGGAGTATGGCTTGCTCATTGCG GTTACAATATCCCTTGCCAAAATTCTTCTCCAAGTAACACGTCCAAGAACAGCTTTACTCGGGAACCTTCCACGAACAACCATATACAGGAATGTTGAACAATACCCAGATGCTACCAAGGTTCCAGGGGTGCTAATTGTTAGAGTGGACTCAGCTATCTACTTCACAAACTCCAACTACATTAAAGAGAG GATTCTGAGATGGGTCAGAGATGAGGAGGAACAACAACAGGACAAGAACTTGCCCAAAAATGAGTTTCTGATTGTTGAGCTATCTC CTGTAATTGACATCGACACAAGCGGAATCCACGCCTTGGAGGAGTTGCTCAGAGCACTTGAAAAGCGCAAAATTCAG CTGGTTCTTGCCAATCCCGGGCCGGCGGTGATCCAGAAGCTGCGCTCAGCAAAATTCACAGACCTGATCGGCGAAGACAAAATATTCCTGACGGTCGCCGACGCAGTGAAGAAATTTGCCCCAAAGGCGGTGGATAATGTTTGA